The Zingiber officinale cultivar Zhangliang chromosome 2A, Zo_v1.1, whole genome shotgun sequence genomic sequence agcatctcttgcttggtttgagaagttctctatagTGATTACTTCGCTTGATTTTCATCCTAGTTATCATGATTCAACATTATTTGTTAGATGTACGAGTGCATGtcatatttttttatcattatatattgatgacatgattattactagtGATGACTCTGATGGAATTACTTCCCTGAAGTCTGAGTTGACTCATcattttgctatgaaagacttgggtatactacgctactttctgGGCATTGAAATTGTTTATTCCCataaaggttatcttttatcttagtcaaagtatatatctgatctgtttGAGCATGCTCGTTTTATTGATAATAGAGTCGTTGATAGttctattgagactaatgctcaatattttccatctgatggctcacctttgtCGGATCTTAGTTTGTACAGAattattgttggaagcttggtttatctcactaTGGCTCATCCAGATATTGCGTAtattgttcatgtggttagttaATTTGTCGTtgcaccaactacagttcattgggttgctattcttcgtattctcaggtatctttGAGACACTTAATTTTaaagccttttatttccttctacttcatcacTTGAACTACGTGCATACtttgatgcagattgggctggcgATCCTACGGATCGTAAATCTACCACTGGCTTCTGCATTTTTCTTGAtaattccctcatttcttggaagagtaaaaagtaagatgttatttctagatcttccatagaagctgagtatcgtgtcatgacctcaactacttgtgagatagtttggttgcatTAGTTGCTTGCGAATATGAGTATTTCTtttcatcaacctactccgttatattatgataatcagagtgctattcaaattatacgtaattcagtttttcatgagtggatgaaacatattgaaattgattgtcacgcTATTCAtcaccatcttcagattgacaCCATTACATTGTCTTTTGTTCATTCAAAACTATAGATTGCCGATATGTTTACCAAGTCACATTCTGCTTTACACTTTCGTTTCTTATCTGACAAACTGTCACTACTTCTAGTTGTAGCATTGTGAGTTTAAGGGGGAGATttttgattatatatatttatttgtttataatttttaggaTAATTTGGTCTTTTTTTTCGtttatatttagagtttaagatttcttaactaaactatataaagaccttatactctgtattttTAATCATCAATTTTGTATTCAATAATATgactaatttttctttttcttaatcttAATTTCTACATTATGATCAATTTAGTAGGAGTTTTTTTATGTTCATTTAATATACAtaatatcaattaaataaataaatttaaataactcgttaaactaaataaataagtttgaacacatatgtgttcaattcgtgaatattcgtgaacaacattcatgaataatattcataaataacattcgtaaataatgttcatgaaccgtatttattaataaaactcttattaattaatatgttaaataagtaaaataaaataaacaaataactttaaattatcaaattcaataatcaattaaataaaacaatcaaacaaactcgaattgagagcttgataacatttaCATGAATCAAACTCAAGTCAAACTTAAATTGAAAGTTTCATAAATCtaaacaaacaaaatttaaattaaaatttaaataaactcaagctcataataaataaatcaaattaaatttagacTACTTTAATTAATTTTACGCTTCACTTAGCTTAgttatcttattaaataaatatgGCTCGGTTTTATTTACAATCCTACTTCTTTCACTTGTTCGCAGAAACAGCCAAAATGAAATTTTTGATCGCATTGGATTCGTGTTTGAGAAGTAAATACGCATCACAAAAGTTGGTCTTTTTTCCACGGGAACAACAGCAAGACGGCGGCGACCGAATCTGGTGCGGAAGCTCCGCTTGCTTACACTCCGGTGCAATTCTGGAAGCGGAGAGCAAGTAGAAGCCGTCGTTGCTCGTGGTCTTCCTGGCCTCGGAGTCAACCGCCCATTGGCTACTCTTCTTGCAGTAGGCAATCGCTCCCTGGATCAAGCTCTCGGCGTCGGAGCTCGCGCTGCTGCTCCGTCTCGGCGTTGACTTCCCGCCGTTGAACTCGCTCGAGAAGGACGACGGCTTGCTCCTGCTCTCGTCTTCCGACAAGGTCGGATTTTGATGGCGCCTCAGGGCTTTGGAGGCTTCCAATTTCTCATTGGAAGGCCGAGATCTGTGGAACAGGGATCTGAAGTAAGATCTTGAGGCATCGACTTTGAGGCCGAGAGTGGCCTCCTTGATCTTCTTGGTCCAGGACTTCTTGGGGTTGAGCTCGCCGTTGGCGTTGCAGGAATGGTAGGCCGTTGCGACGGCGGCGGAGGTGTCGCGGAGGAGCTGTTCGAGCATTTGGAGGCGAGGGGGGAGGTGGAGGGGGAGGAGCTTACCCATGTAGAAGAGCTCGTCTGCGGGGGAGGGCAGGGGTGGATCATCGGCGGTCATGTGGAACTCGAACTCCGGCGAAGAGGAAACGAAGTCCATGTCGATGAAGTCTTCCTCCTCCATCTCCATGGATGTCGAACTCTGTTTGTTGTTCTCCCATTAATATCATGCCTTTAAAGGCATAGCGAACACATTGTCTCACTCTTTAAGCTTGGACTAAATCATAACTAAGAAGTAGATTAGGGAAATTTCCATTTTAGAGTTTGACTTAACAACGATAATAATCAGGGTTTAAAGgacaatttgaaaaaaaaataattaatgaatTTTAAATGACAAATTTGAAAGTTTTTGAAGCTCAAGGCCCCAAACCTCGATCGTTGAGCTCCAAGAATGGATAATTAAGTTATTTattgtttaaatatttaataagatACCAATATTATTGGCATTTGAACTCTTATAGATGCCtatacaataaataaataaaaaattattgacaTATTATGGAAATATTCCTCGTTTTGTTTTCCAACATGATGCATTACGGTAGGTATCCGCCACCGCCACCGCCACCGCGGCCGCCGCCAGCGTACTACTCCTCTGCTTCCGGCGTTTATCCGCCTCATGGCAACTACCCTCCTAACCCTGCGCCGTCTTACGATATTAGCTTTCTTAATcatgtaaaaatttaattaatcttggAGAATCCACTTGTGATGCTAAGTTAATTTAACTGAAGGAAACGGTGGTTCCTCTTCCATCGGATCGATGGCTGCCGGGGGAGCGGCAGCAGTTGCTACTGCTTACCGAGCTCATCACCTTCTCTCTCAGGGCATAGTAAAGAACTTTTTCTTTTAGAAGATTGGACGATGTATAATTTTACATACTTCATTGTGCCTAATTAATAATCTGCTCTGCAGAAACATGTTCAATTACTATTCACTTATTCAAATTGACTTGCATATGCTTGTGGACAAAGCTGGACAACTAGTACAGTAGTACTGCCTAAACGTCCCATGCCAAATAACTCAACGCTTTCCGTGCTTGATCTTTACATGGCCGTGGCGGTGGTGGCGTCTATGGTGGTGGTGACGACCGTGATGATGGTGGCCGTGAGAGAGAAGGCCATGAGCTTcggaagcagcagcagcagcataaGCAGCAGCAGCACCAGCAAAAACAGCAGCAATAGAAGCAGCAATAGCAGCGGCAGCAGCTGCCACCGCTCGCCCAGCAGAGGAGTAGTATCCTGGCGGCGGCGTCGGTGGAGGGGGCGGATAACTACCGTAACGATTGACGTTGGAGGAGAAACCTTTGTTAGTGGTATTCGGTCCACCTCCCATGATCCGACTGCAAAGTTTTGTGCGAAGACGATGAAGCTAACTGGTGATCAGTGACGATGAAGCTAACTGGTGatcagtgaagaggaagaagaagaagcggtgGAATATAAAGAGCGTGGTTTGGGAATTTTCCTGGACGAAGAAGGCCCACGTCAGCGAGAGCGCCGTGGGTCGTTGCCATGCTCCCATCAGGCGTCCGTCATAGACTTCGTCCCTAAGGAAGAACcaattataattttattcatattgtattttGTTATTTAGGTGTTGAAAAATATGAACAACAAAAGTAATGCGATGAACAAGGATCGAACGCGCGACCTTCAAATCTTCAGTCTGACACTCTCCAACTGAGCTATCCCCGttgttatttttttatcttgCGTCATATACTTAGTCCATGTAAGCTCCCTCACGGGTAATACATTaaggaaaaaagaattaaaacaaaaaaaatgcggTGAGCGTGGATCGAACACGCGACCTTCAGATCTTCAGTCTGACGCTCTCCCAACTGAGCTATCCCCGCTATTGTTTTCTTATCGTGCATCATGTACTTAGCCCATGTAAGCTCCCTCACGGTACATTACTTCGTaaggaaaaaagaattaaaaCCAAAAAAATGCGGTGAGCGTGGATCGAACACGCGACCTTCAGATCTTCAGTCTGACGCTCTCCCAACTGAGCTATCCCCGCTGTTGTTTTTTATCGTGCGTCATATACTTAACCCATGTAAGATCCCTCACGGGTAATACATTACTTCGTaaggaaaaaagaattaaaacaaaaaaaatgcggTGAGCGTGGATCGAACGCATGACCTTCAGTCTGACGCTCTCCCAACTGCGCTATCCCTGCTGTTGTTTTTTCTTTCGTGCCTCATATACTTAGCCCATGTAAGCTCCCTGTTATTTTTGTcatattttaatatataaaatctcATAAAAACTCTGTTTTTCTCCCATTAATGTCATGCGTTTAAAGCCATGGTGGGTTCATTGAGTCATTGTGTCGAACACGTTGTCTCGTTATCTAGGCTTGGACTAAATCGTAATTAAAGATGTAGATCAGCGAAATTTCCATTTTAAAGTTTGaattaaccatgataataatcaTGGTTTAAAATATAAGAATTTTAAAGGACAATTTGAAGGGGGGAAAAaagatgattaattttaaaacacaaaaattctcaaataggCTCTGTCTTTTAtgctatttttattaaaaattgattaaaaaacatttttatatttaaattatgtTAAAATTCAAATAcggtattattttttataatttttaatgtgGAATATTATTCATTAAAGAAACAACTCGATGAAAAAAAAATGCACTCATTTTAAGTGTGCCAATGATCATTAAGCTCAGTATCAAATTATTTGTTAAAAGTAATCTATTCCATATAATTTGAACACCAAACTCGAATCAATTTAAGATGCAGTTTGAGATTTGAAAGTTTTTGAAGCTCAAGGCCCCAAACCTCGATCGGTGAGCTCCAAGAACGGATAACTAAGCTATTCATTGCTTAAATATTTAATAAGATACAGATATTATTGGGGGCGGATCTCCTGGACCAACAATGGGAGGGACCAGAAACTTCCTATAAAACTGGGATCCTCACGTGCAAATCATGTGCACACGCCAGCGCCAAAAGCCTCGAAAGCCCTAGCCTCCTCGCGAACTCTCCTCCCTCCAGCGCCGTCCTCCAGCGCCCAAAAACCCCAAAAGTCCTAGCCCTCGCGAGGCAAACTCCTCCCTCCAGCGCCGACCCTCCCGCGACCTCGAGCGCAGCGCCGCTTCCCTACCGTTGCCTCCTCGTCGCCTGCGGCCTCCCTCCAGCGCCGACCTCCAGCGCCGTCTCTAGTGTCGTCCTCTAGCGCCGTCTCCAGCGCCGTCCTCCAGCGCCGGGGGTGCTGCTCTTCTCTGATGGTGGCATGGTTCCTGTTGATGTTACGTTCATGTTGGCCGACTGAGAAGGACATCTGTCCTTGCATTGGTTAGAGATGGCCATGAGCAGCTGTTCAAGGATTGATCTATGTCGTTCTGTGCTAGGCAGCACAAGTTGACACCCTTGTGAAACTGCTGTGATCTGGgactgaaattgattttgaacctGTATTTTAAACTGTTTATATGTTGTTCTTATACTTTTTGAAGTTCATGCCCCTGCTCAATCGAGCACATGCATCCTTGTATAATGGGTCTTTAGCACCCTATAGGTGTCTAATATATGTAATAACAGCAAAATCTACAACATACAGAATGTCATTAGGAACGATATAATGGTctgaagaaaaaagagaaaatcatTCTGCTGTGAAACAGTATGTTTCTTCTGTAGTAAGTTGGTATGATTATATAGCGTGTGCTGCTATGATTGATTTGAAAATAGTTTCCTGGTATAATCAGCATGATTCAATATTTTTAGTCTTTGTTTGCAGTCATATTTCTGAGGATTGTGTTTCTTGCAACCATATGAGCgtggtttctattatttcttcctGAGTTTCTTTCACTAACCACTAGAAGTATTTATTTGAATGTTCCAAATGTTGAATATCAATCTACTCGTGTTCAGCAAAAAAAAGACATTCCTCAGTGCTTCGATGGGTGCCTTGTTTCATAACCACCTTTTTGCAATTTTACCAGCATCTTTCTGGTAAATTATACGCTGATGAGTTCAGCAGCAGTTGTTTTAAGTAGAACAAATGTTATGTTCAGCTTTCAAGATGTTTCTTTGCTTATGGATTAGATGGTTGGTACTATCACACTGAACTAAGGCATGCACATCAGAAAGTTTAATCAGAAAATTTATTCTCCATTTGTAACTTAAAAATAAACTCATTCATTGCAACAATTATTGATCTTAAGAGTATTAATGACTCATCTGAATCCACTTTGTCCTTGAAAGTTGGCAAATGAGTGTAAGAATAACACGAACAATGCCACAAGCAGCTCAAAACAAGCAAAATTTCGtaactaaattttgtattaatgaTTCATCTAAATTCTGTAACTTGATAAGCAAAATTTTACAAGTTGTTTGTCCAACCAAACagctcaaaacaaaaaaaaaaaattgacaaaacCAGCCACAGGGAATTTGCTAGCTAAGTAAATTAAACTGTAGCTTCTCAGAAGTGGACAAATCCAGCCGAATGTCATCCGAACATAAATTGTAGTTTCTCAGAAGTGGACAAATCCAGCCGAATGCCATCCGAACATAAACTGTAGTTTCTCAGAAGTAGACAAATCCAGCCAAATGCCATCGCAATACCTGCCATATATCACCTGCTACTAGCTGAGCAAAACCAGTCGAACTTTAATTTAACACTAAACAAGTACACTCAAATCAACATGAACTTTAGTTTACCACTAAAGAAGTTTTCACAAAATCCAGCCCATAAAAAATTACACTGCTTCCAAATTTAACAAAAACCTACAAAATACACAATACTTGAAATTATAGCATTACATACACACTTTAATCACCAAACCCAAGCAAAAAAACCACTATACCTTTTGTAGCATTATTCCAAGTAATTTGTCGGAAAATTACCaagatgagatggttgatgcaccTATGACATAATAGTATCAAGTGTATTATCAAGTGTATACTCAActataaactatttaaaaaaccAAGCTAATTTACTAAATGGTATAATCAGCTAACTATAGCATTAGTGAAAGCAATTCAAGTTGTAATCAGTGCAGCAATGACAAATGCAGATAACTAAAAATACTGAATCATGCTGATTATACCAAGAAACTATTTTCAAATCAATCATAGCAGCACACACTATATAGCCATACCAACTTActacaaaagaaacatactgtTTCACAGCAGAATGgttttctcttttttcttcagACCATTACATCCTTCCTACATAAGATAGCATTCTGTATGTTGTAGATTTTGCTGTTATTACAGATATTAGACACCAATAGGGTGCTAAAGACCCATTATACAAGGATGCATGTGCTCGATTGAGCAGGGGCATGAACTTCAAAAAGTATAAGAACAACATATAAACAGTTTAAAATACAGGTTCCAAAACCAATTTCAGTCCCAGATCACAGCAGTTTCACAAGGGTGTCAACTTGTGCTGCCTAGCACAGAACGGCATAGATCAGTCCTTGAACAGCTGCTCATGGCCATCTCTAACCAATGCAAGGACAGATGTCCTTCTCAGTCGGCCAACATGAACGTAGCATCAACAGGAACCATGCCACCATCAGAGAAGAGCAGCACCCCCGGCGCTGGAGACGGCGCTGGAGATGGCCGGCACTGGAGACGGCGTTGGAGGTCAGCGCTGGAGGGAGGCCGTAGGCGACGAGGGAGGCAACGGTAAGGAAGCGACGCTGCGCTCGAGGTCGCGGGAGGGTCGGCGCTGGAGGGAGGAGTTCGCCTCGCGAGGGCTAGGACTTTTGGGGTTTTTGGGCGCTGGAGGACGGCGCTGGAGGGAGGGAGCGGGAGGGAGGCCGGATTCGACGAGGGTGGTCGCCAGGGGCGCTGGAGGCCGGCACTGGAGGGAGGGAGGCGACGCTGGAGGGAGGAGAGTTCGCGAGGAGGCTAGGGCTTTCGAGGCTTTTGGCGCTGGCGTGTGCACATGATTTGCACGTGAGGATCCCAGTTTTATAGGAAGTTTCTGGTTCAGGGAGGGACCAGGGATTGTTGGTCCAGGAGATCCGTAAAAAAGttatttattgaaatattttGGAAATGTTTCTCCATTGAATGAAGGAGGAGCTAGCTCCTCCCTGTTTGCATGCTTCACAGTTGGTCTTCAAATCGAAAGGTGAGGTGATGGGATGTAAGGAATTAAATTAGTTGTTTTTATTTAATAGATAAAGGAGAATATCTATACAGGTTACCCTTTGCACGATGTTATTTTTATTTGTAGGTAAATTAGTGTCCCACGGTGGTAAAAAATGATTTGTTGGTCTTCAGTCTCCGGCcgtcaatttatttttttaatattatagaAGAGATAAATTGGATAACTATTAATTTTAGACAATTGAATAATATATGAGAGAGATAAATCAGTGCCTCCACAGACTTAGCTAAGGTACTTTACCATTTGAtaagtaaattagagaaaaagacTGTCTACCTTCAAAATTACTCACGCAGCTAAAAGTTGAATTCCTCCTACACAAAAGAGGAGAAGAACATGCCTCAAGCACAGTACATGACTTGGGCAATTGTTCTTTAATGAGAATATTAGGTCATTAACTTGTCAAGTTTAAGCACTAATCCAAAATATTTATGTTTAGATAAATAGTAAGTCACTCATCTAAAACTTTAAAGCCTTTTTATTAAATCACAAGTTACGATCGAACCTTTGTGGCTACTAGCCTTTTTATTAGCAATTTGTGTTTAATATGTTTTCATTTATTGGTGTAGGATGCATCGTACGATGGAACAGGAGGTTTGATCTTGGCAATAGGTTCAAGTCTTGTAATTTTTTAATATGTGGATTGAATTTATAGGAAAGTCTTAGTTGAAGTTGGgtaaaggaagtcctagttgcggttaggtaaGAAAGTTCTGGTCAGAAGGACTAGATAGAAGTCTAGACAGATCGAGGACATCAAGCGGGAAGTCCTAGGAGTCGAGGATACTAAGCAGGAAATCCTGGGGGTCGAAGACATCAGacggaagtctagataggttgagGGCTGAAGGTCTAATAGAAAGTCCCGAGGGTTAAGGTcatactgagcaaaagtccaagtaggtcgggCGTATCAAACTTAGCATCAGCTAAACTTTCCCGAGTGCAGTGGTGAGAACGTGCTTTCGGAAAGAGAGCAGTAGACGTCGGTCAAACTTAAGATCTCACGGGAGATCTAAAATGGAGACTGGAGAGCTCAAAGAGATGTTATTCATATTCATGtttgatatatgtatatatgtgGTACTAATACTGTAATGCAAGAATCTAACTAATGAAGCAAGCTAAAAAATGGGTTAGATGCCTCTATTACATTCAGGCGCTGAATATCTAGGTGTCCTAAAGACTTCCAGGTGCCTTGGTCCAAGGCTTATCACGACGACAGGTTCGGATCGGATAAAGACTGCCAGAGGCGCCTTAAGCCGATCCAGGCACATGGATCAACTTATAAAAGAAGTTTTCAAACAGAGCCTTGATCATCCATTCTTCTAACACCTCAAGAGCTTCGTTATGCTTCCGAAACGCCGATACTTTGTTGCTCTCAAGCCTCAACGATGCAACAATGACACGATGTCGTTATGAGCTCAAACGAGTCTAGACTTGGGTAACATgtagttgttgttgttattattctcacttttttGTACTTTCTACTCTAAGGTTTGTAGTCTTGTTACCAAACCTATATTTTGTAAAGAAGAGATTTGATAGTGATTGCTCAATGAAAGTAGTTTAACTAATTATGAGTCTTGGAGTAGTAGTCATGAGActgcgaaccaagtaaaatcaccaTGTTCTTTAttgtttatgttttaattttcacTGCATGACTTTGTGATTTTTGAACGATTTATAAACGCTTACGAAGCACGCTATTTAACACCCCCTCTAGCATTTTTTCTTGATCCAactgttggtagttttgagagcatgaaataaCAATTAAATAATGtggtaaccactcacagtgatctcccgaagaaccgcaaccaAAGATGTCGGTCGATGAAGAGattgccgctgtcggaagcacgatcacggagctGCCGGAAAGTGCTTCaaaggttcacgagccaaatcccaccTCTGGATGTTCTCCCTTTGCTCGACCAAAACACCTCACAGCTCTCTTCTCTGATCACCTTCGCAACACCAGTCATCATTCCTTTTCTGATTGCCTTGTACAcctcttataagaaggctaaggaagacgaaggggaaaggacgccccttcgtctccttggtgtTTGCAGCAAAGAGAGTAACGAAGGGGAATCTGTGCCCCTTCTTATGCATCTCCAGTAACGCCCaatatctcccactcgtccaagtcaatctatATGgttacatagaccatgtcagtcacatagactacaaggtaatcatgtcacgaagactagagcgaaattagtcacaaagactaaataagtcacgtagactttatgaggatcaagtcacgaagaccagagtaaaatttagtcacaaagaccaaataagtcacatagactttatgaggatcaagtcacgaagactagATCAGAatatccattccatacattacggaaaatggttcgtgcaacagcaagcacagtgagcattcaattgctaagaataTTGTCACACCTTATTTAGCTActccatagaacaaatcagagacataaatgtccatagaacgaatcaaagacataaatgacttgcctttatcccagattaaattatttacatcatcatgaacatttctaatccctcatattgaccatatgtcaagagcatgttcaacatctccaatcaaacaaattattcacaattacattttatgtactgaactaaaaatgtaatcggtaccagtgaataaatgtcacagatgtaaatcaatcttaatcttcttttttagctagaatccatttattctaatcagtcacttttctagttatgctccatagaccgaatcatctatagccaataggaaacatgttaaagtagcagacactgatcagaacttcaagtagacaactaaatagtcacttagggtaaaattgagattaacttataatctcaaggatctcacatagtagagaagcagggatccattctcctactacccttcttgtcgccatagcacatgtggtatgaatcacatgctacgatgttattctctttaccaaaaagaacacatgttttttccaaaatttaacatcgtacagatttctaTCTAGACATTctcaatgtctaatcctgaattcaacatatgaattctaatctggcctcaagcagattcagtaaatggtgggtgcatttactccaatcattacacaaatgatcttaTCTTGACAtaaatatcaaggcgaccttaacttatgggtatgtctatattcacagctacataagctgtcccataagcaatggtcttacctctatttgtacttaacaaatagagatgattgtccatgtgagtggaccaatctcaatctgccaacatgcttatcgagacttttattcgaatgtaaccaagacatatacactgaatagatcatgatatttttcatttatcaaaatgtctttacaattgttacattcttcgaagtcccaaaaacttcacatgcccatgaaatgactctttagtcaatgacttagtaaaaggatcaacaaccatattccgtgtagggatgtactcaagaataatctttttcttgtcaacaatatcccttacaaaattatacttaatttctatatgcttgcctttgctgtgatatttgggattcttggaaaaagctattgcagcttgactgtcacagtacactgtaacaggactcccactgtcctcagtaATCTTCAAAtgtttcaggaaccttcttagtcAGACAGCCTCTTGtacagccgctgcacaagccacatactcagcttccattgtcgacaaagctacacaagcatgcttcttgctgttccatgagatgacaccatcattcagcaagaagacatagtcagatgtggattttctgtcatcaaggtcccctgcccaatctgcatctgagtagccacttaggctcatatatgatccttggaaatagaggcaataatcagttgttcctttaagatatctgaatatcctcttcactgctttctagtgtctcgatcctgggtttgattggaaacgactaactaagccaacaacatagcttatatcgggacgaatacacaacatagtgtacatcaaactaccaatagcactagcatatggtttcttcttcatttcggctatttccttaggagtcttgggatacatacttttgctcaagacagtacctttcgcaataggtgtctgttcaatgttgcaatctgacatattgaagtgttgtagcattttagtgatataagcttcttgggacaaacccaaaagcctttttgatcggtctctaacgatcttcactcctaagatgtactttgtttctcccatatctattatgtccaattgtgatgaaagctaacttttgacttctatcacacactttatgttgcttccaactattagcatatcatcaatatataatgataaaatgacaagctttcctttttcctttcttaggcaaacacaatgatcctcattgatcatttcgaaaccataagataatattacttcattaaatcttatgttccattgtcttgacgtttactttagtccatatatagacttccaaaGTCTACATATTTTTTTCTCCTATCCTTcaacaacataaccttctggttgtaccatatagatttcttcgttaaaattaccattaaggaaagccatttttacatccatctgatataattccatgtcatattgtgctactatagctagagccgtcaatttgggttgggcccgtcgggttggtcCGCCcagccaaacaatttaagcgggttgggttgaaattttatcaacccaagtccgccgtg encodes the following:
- the LOC122041618 gene encoding probable membrane-associated kinase regulator 4, translating into MEMEEEDFIDMDFVSSSPEFEFHMTADDPPLPSPADELFYMGKLLPLHLPPRLQMLEQLLRDTSAAVATAYHSCNANGELNPKKSWTKKIKEATLGLKVDASRSYFRSLFHRSRPSNEKLEASKALRRHQNPTLSEDESRSKPSSFSSEFNGGKSTPRRSSSASSDAESLIQGAIAYCKKSSQWAVDSEARKTTSNDGFYLLSASRIAPECKQAELPHQIRSPPSCCCSRGKKTNFCDAYLLLKHESNAIKNFILAVSANK